DNA from Ziziphus jujuba cultivar Dongzao chromosome 2, ASM3175591v1:
TACCACTTAGCAATTGCAAACAATGAATACCATTTAGCTGTTACCAAAACTTTATTTTCTATTCACACATCACAACTTGAATGTGCTTGAATCCTCTTAAAGTTGGTCACTTATGCATGGTACATGACATGCAAGTTAAATTATGCCTCATAACTCCAATATATTACATAATAATTACATGCTAACATAAACAGAAAGTTTTACTTACTGATCCATCCACcattttgtcaaattcatcaTCAAGGtccccatcatcatcatcatcatcatctggaTGATCATCAAATAATCAGAACACAGAAAGTTAATATagtttaaaagtttataaaatgtAGATCCCACACCTGAGCATCAGCTATAGTCAAAAGTATAACATACATTTTATCTATGAATCATAGATAATAGGAGGAAAGGGATGGTAAACTGTCATACAATTATAGCAAAATAAATGAAGTCATTCAAGAAATTTGCAGttatttcaaacaatattaCTGACTAGATGGATATTTCACTTGCTAATAAAATGCAACTGGAAAAAGAGCTACTCTGTAGCCAAAGGAGCAACATGGTAGTTGGACGGAATCTATTTTCGCATAAATTCATGTCAGTTTTGCATGGACATGAACAGTCATACATAGGGGGGCGCAAATGTACTTatggaagggggaaaaaaataataaaataaataaataaataataaagaataaaattattcatttctGAGGGAATAGATGTCATGACCAATGATGCATCAACTGTTCTCCTCAACATCCCCATTTTCAGATAAGTAAACAGAGACCAATGATTACCTGGACCATCATCACTGTCTCCAGGATCTCCCAAGAGAAATGCATCCAAATCTTGCTCAGCAGATGACGAGGTTGCAGTTTTACTTTGGTGGTTTGCATCCTTGACTTGTTCTTCAGAAGTAATTCCATCCTTCATAGGTTCCTCAGCTTTGTCAACTTTCTCATGTTCTGCTGATTTTAGCTTCATATCCTCTACATATCTCTTCTCATAGCTATAGGGAACCATAACATACAACAGATTACATTGCCATATTCTATTGAAAAAGGTGCAGCAAAGCATTACTATTTCAAATGCATATATGTTAAACTACTCACGGAGCCACATGATTGTTCACCAGAATGAAATATATCCTCCAGAACTTCCTTTCTCTCATAACACGTGGGCACAACTCATatcttaattttgatatttcctaaaacaaatgaAAGAATTATAAATGAAAGCTAAGCACATAGATTTTATTGTAATAAAACCAACGCAAAACAAGGTTTAACTCAAGtgtaatattttttcatattacaaACAATCTTTCATTGCTCAATTTTATCATCTTGCATTCTCATTAACATCACAGGAAGAACATACTCAATTAAGGATTAGCAATTTCACCGGGTAATGAACCTCCAAAGATGAAAGAAACACACAACATAAAGCTTGTATCTCTCAAATTGGGTATTTACTTGGTAAGACACAACCTAATTCTGTAATAGAAGGGGAAGCTCTGGCTTTTCTCCAAGACAATTAATAACTGTAAAATAACCAAGAAACTAATATCCTTGGATTATCTCTTCACATGCTTTATTGCTCGTCATTTTTTTGTAGACAAAGTTGCATTAATTGATGGTGCACACGCATACATCATACACTCTCATTCCATCATATCCATTGCGGAACTATTCctagcaaaaaaagaaaaaactcaaCGGGAGATTATGATTTTTTCCAGTAAACATACATTATACCACTATCAGCTTCAAATACAATCACAATCACCCCATATCTATGGAAGCAGTAAAGAATTTCAGCAAATAAGTTTCCTGGAATCCATAAACCTAGGCCAACAAAAAAGGCAGGCATTGACACTATTAGAGACAGCATGGTTGTTACCACCAGTTGAGATATTTTCCACCCACCATCAACCGTCTTTCTATGTATTCTGTCAACAACAATGTCCAATATACCCAAGCTGGTCCTTCAGGGTTTCATTAGTCAAACTACATGATTTACATTAAATATAATGTGGATAAAAGATTCTTTAGGATTGGATAGTAAATTTGCAAGTTACTTAAGATGCAGCTACTTTGAATTTAAGTTAGTATAGGAATTAACTTCTGTGGTAAGTAATAAACCACTGAAAATCAACATACTTAACATTGCTTCTCCATTTACTGCATATCAAGCAAATACTTTCTTAAAACCATTTTTCTATCTTATCTCTACTCTGAAATCCGATTAATATCAAAACGGTTACTTCTATTTAGCATACAATGGgaccttcaatttaatttccTGAGCGTCTCAAGGATTATAAAGCTTCCCTAAATCAGTACTGTACTCTATTTCTTCTGCTTTTGAGAGGTTGTCCTTAGCTTTTGAGAGCATTCCAAGACAGCATATGGATGAACCATGGGTAATTATATGCTCAAGGTAAATAAGCACTCCAAGactagttaataaaaatataattttcctttttaacccAATTGCAGATGGTTCATTTATTTCGTTTTGTGCAATTTTTGCAATAAAGAATGGGAATTACCTTAACAGTTGAAAGAACAAGATTAGCATGTTTTGCTTGCCACTCTGTAAGATCCTGGCTAACATTTGAGACGGTAGGAATATCAGAGAACTGCGTATCATCTGCATCATGGAACAATTCCAACACCAATAAGCTTTTGCAATATAAGAAACAACAAACAATTTGTAAAACCCCCAATAAAGAGGTTTAgcctaaatttatattttgttcctTTATGTTCAAATCCAGTGCTATACATTCAAATCCTCACTATGATGATTACACCGCtttccttaaaataaataaaataaaataaaattcataatctTGCTGTGtaatattttacttttgatTGTAGAAAACGGAAAATTTTGTTCAATGCTATAAAGACTTTACAATGGCAAAAtgaattcttatattttttttccctgcaTTTTCTAATGACCCAAACAGACGCAATGAAAATCCGGAAACAACAAAAGAGATGGACTACCTTCAAGAGGGAAATCCTGAAACGTGCTGATGGTGATGCCTCTGACGAAATCCCTCAACTCCTCGGTTATTCCAAAGGCTTCCAGATCCTTCTCTTGCGTCTCCACAGAAGGCTCCATGAGAGCTGGGGCAACGGCAACCCCATCGGCCAAGTGCTTGATCTTGTCGGCCTGCTTTAAGGCTTCCAATCTGATCTGTTCGGCTCTCTTGGAGGCCTCGGCGGCGAACTCCTTGGAGCGCTTGGCGGTCTCGGAGACGATGTCGGAGAACTTGGAAGCTCCGACTGTGAGTTCCTGGGATCGCTTGGCGGCTTCCTTAGTGAGCTCCTGTGAGCGTTTGGCTGCTTCCTCGGCAAAACTTCGAGCTTTTTGCCAGAAGTCCATGGATGGTCGCTGACTTTGAAGTTGGCTCTCTCTCCGAAACTTTGATCCTCTCCTTGTTCTTGGATTGACAATGATGAATCGATAACGACGACGATGGCCAGCGATGCACGGTCTTGGATGCAGCAAGATACTCTTACGGGGCGACCACGTGGCTTTTTTTTTGTCCCCaccttaaatattttatatatttattgtatgCGATTTACCTCACGGTCCTCCtagaaaatagttattttattttatttttttttatgcccCTCAAAACCAAATTAGTTTTATTGGacccaatttaatttattattataaaaattatttttaagaaattgtaACTATCTCTTAGTCTAATTTAGATGTATTGTGTATCTTTAATCCTATTTATGCCCTGTCATGTATAATCAATAGACAATCAATCGTCTTTCTtgtctctctctatatatatatatatttttatttattaatgtttttgcttcttttttttttttcttttttaaagaaaaacataTGTTTGtgaactattttttattattgttatttataacTATGTTTAGTTTATTGATAcaaatacaagataaaaattgtattattttagtttagaaTTAAGTGGTTTTAtacattgattttttaaaatatttattatattaaattgttattttcaatttatgtaGATGAGATTTGatagatattttaaaagaaaaatagcaatatatattaaaaaaaattgagatttgaaggaagaaaaggcattataaatgattatatatatatatatatatatattattttcatgaattgatatatgattatgttaaaatattataataaaattttgtcttgtatttttatatttggttaagtttaaaatatatgtatttttttaaaaatggaatgttgtatatttatcattttttatttcgttttttaaataaatttttgtccCCCATGATTAAGATCCTGACCCTGCCCTTGCTTCAAGATGATGTGGTAAGGCAAAAAAATGTATACTATCTAGATGGCTTTTTACTTTTTGAGAGTCTGTTAGATATACCGAGCTagttatttaatcaattttatcaattttttaagagagaaaaataactcaaaaacttttttttttttttttttgggctcaaAATTTCCTTTCTCCCCTAAAACTCCCAATTTTCTTCACTAACACGAGCTCaaatttcttattctttttttcttctctgttaaacaaaatcctaatttttccaAGGCGATTTGCAATCATCAATACCTTTGAAGCCTTCTCGTTGATGGTAAATTTATAGAAATGCAAATATATCAAGCCTCTCTTCCCAAGTTTTAATGGTAGTACTAGTAGGTTATTGAATCACTATCTctatttgtttttgtggatgttttagatCTAGTTTTCAAAGAGGTAAGTAAATTTTCattgtatatacatacatccACTTTAAAACTTGTTTATGCTAGCTACACTAATAATTTGTATctattttatcattaatgacTTAAAAAACTAAACATACATACATTAAAAACCACTATTTTCCTTAATACCCTTagtcaaataaaacaaaaaaaaaaaatttcttgattACCAATTGTTTAGAAGCTGTATTTACAAAGAAGTTGAGCAATCAATTGCACCAAGCCCTTACTGGCTTTGGCTTTGGTGTCTCTGCCTTCACCATGTACCTCATTACCAAGCAACTCTACACTAAActgccttctttttcttttcttcttcttcgtctttttCCTCCATTGTTTCTCACTAACAGTTTAACAGATAACAGAAGTACAAGAAACTCAAGTATTTTATCTTCTATCCTTACATTTCCAATTTGGTCTTTTATGGTCtgctttaatttttaagaattatGGATTGTATTATTGGATGACATACATTCTTCTAAATCATATAACCCTAACAGATGTTATATGttcattcaaattatataatccagatgtatattattgattttccaaattaatcTCCAATGGTATAGTTTACATACAATCTGGATGATAGTGTTACATAGGGTACGCATTTATTGGACAACATACATTCGGCTATATTATATAACCCGGATGTATATCATTGGTTTTTTAGATTAATCTCTAATAGTGAGgtatatatgatttataaaaaaatggtgTGAGTGGTGTACTTTATAATGCAAAAGTATATTACTggttttttgaattaatttctAGTAGTGCAGTTAATATAATTTGGACGATAATATTGTGCATGGTTTATGTTTACTAAATGATGTACATTCATCTAGATCATATAATCTGGACATATATCAAATcgaaaaaacacaaataaagtGAGAATGAAATCATATTGTTTACcaaataaaatcttattaaaaaaaaatgcgaAGAACagcaaagaaatgaagaaaataatcaaattggAAAAACCAATTTCGAGAAAACTGAAAGCCTATATACTTATATTCTAAAAGATTAAAAGTGATGAGATGTCAATCTTTAAGTGCTGAGATGTcaatctttctctttttcatcaTTGAGAGTCATTGTTAtggtttatgatttttttattttccctaaatTATCGATATGATCAAGGTTTATGTTTTTTCTAAACTGTAAAAGAGATGAGAGAAAGGATGAGATATATAGggtatctattatttttttattacacaaAGCTATTTATGACATCTTATTTGTGGGCAGTAGGAATACCAAAACACAATTAAAAACTGTAGTGCACCTATCATATTTTATAGTGCGGATAAAACTACCCAATTGAAAAGGTGCTAATGTATCATCTTTTACTAGCATAGTAGACTATCTCACATGCTACTGGTTACAACTATGATTAAGGTTAGTAATTTGTGTTCACAGGGTGCACCTATTTAACATCCATGTTAAACGAATTAACCTATTTAATcaagttaaataaaatattattattatttatgttattatattattttttacattgtaatatattaaaacgtagatttattcatattatttttaatttttatatattaatttagctTGCTTttgtcaatttcgagttaactaaatgtgccattttttagTCAAATTTTATATAGTGGTGGCAATTTATATTGGCGGGTTGTCCCTATTCAACATACCTAATAATCTGGTTTACTTGTCTAActcatttaaataaattattattattattttattattttttacattataatatattagaatatatattttataatagacTTAAATTTAGATTTACTTATCcttatttctaatttttatacattaatttaacttatttttGTCAATTCTTGTCAATTTTGAAGTaactttatctatatttttaagaATGGTTTTGTGTTGTGATACAAATTATCACTTCAGTTATTTGTATCACTTTAGTTTTGTATTAT
Protein-coding regions in this window:
- the LOC112491759 gene encoding uncharacterized protein LOC112491759: MDFWQKARSFAEEAAKRSQELTKEAAKRSQELTVGASKFSDIVSETAKRSKEFAAEASKRAEQIRLEALKQADKIKHLADGVAVAPALMEPSVETQEKDLEAFGITEELRDFVRGITISTFQDFPLEDDTQFSDIPTVSNVSQDLTEWQAKHANLVLSTVKEISKLRYELCPRVMRERKFWRIYFILVNNHVAPYEKRYVEDMKLKSAEHEKVDKAEEPMKDGITSEEQVKDANHQSKTATSSSAEQDLDAFLLGDPGDSDDGPDDDDDDDGDLDDEFDKMVDGSDDEKEDL